AAAGCAGAAGGTTGAGGAAGATATTCACCGCTCGATCCAGAGGGATAGCATCCCGATTCCCGCCCCGGGAACCACGGAATCGATTGAAGATCTGCAGGTGCGAATCGGAGCTCTGATTACATCCCCGTCAGAACGGGTCCTCCACCCGGTTTCTCAGCCGCCACAGGAGTTTGCCCGTACTGTCCGGGCCTGTGTGGACGGATTGATGCCGATCAGGGGATTTGCCACGATGGTGGTGATCTTTCAGACAGCACGCGGCACCTTTATGATTCAGGGAGGGCGGACACCGCTCCCGGGAGGAAGCCTCCAGAAGCTGAAGGATGAAGCCGTTAGTTATGCAAAGGGTCAGGTCAGGGAGGCGGTCACAGGAGAAGGTTTTTTCTCACACCGTTACTTTCCTGAAGGTGAGCAGGCTCCCTCTTCCTCTCTACGCCGTCAGGCGAACGTTCCTGTTCTTTTAACTCCCTGGGCCCGTATCTTCTTCAGTGTCTTTTCCGAAGAGAACCTGCCCTCGGAATCCATAACGATCATCCAGGGACTCCTTCCTTCGTTCAAACGATCCCTCATGCTTGAACTTTCGATGCATCTGGAACAACAGACTCTGGAGTATCTCCTGGAAAAGTTTATCGACCCCGGTCTCGATCGGTTCAGTTCCCTGAAAATCCATTCCGTCAACGTTTCCAGGCTGGCCCATGAATTTTGCCTCCAGCTCCAAATCAATCAGATTGAGATCGATCGGATCACGACCGCCGCTCTTCTCCATGATGTAGGAATGAGAGAACTGGATTACGATAAGCTTTACCATAAGAAACGGCTCAGTGACTCGGAGCTGCAACTATTAAAACAGCATCCTAAGGTGGGTGCATATATCCTTCAGGATATTCCCTTTGCCAGCGATGTCTATTCTCTGGTTTTTTACCACCATGAGCGTTATGACGGCACAGGGTATCCGGGCCAGCTGATGGGGCAGGACATACCTCTCGGGGCCAGGATTATTCATATCATCGAAGCCTGGGATGCCATGACGTCAAGGGATTCGTACCGTCCTACACTTTCTCCGGGTCAGACAATCGAAATTTTGCGGTCGAAGGCCGGGATTCAGTTCGATCCCGACCTGGTCCAGCGCTTTATCACCTTTGTCCAGGCACGAAATCTTGTATCCGGGGAGACGGGGGGAGACACGGCCAGGTTTCAGGACACGGTTGTCAAGGAACAGCCGGTATAAATATCGCGTCTCCATTCCGGTTATCCACGACAGATGCATACGCATAAATAACCCCTCCCGATAAAACTTCAACCGTTGCCCGAACGGAATCGAAATAGCCCTCAATTTCCATATCCTCAAAGATCGGACTGATTTGAAGGTTGGAAAAGGGATGTACAGTATAGGTTTTTCTCCCAAGCTCGTTACCGTCATGGTCATAGAGGACGATCAGGAGGCTGGTTTCCGTACCTGTGACCTCCGTGAAACCGACATTGCACCGGTACTCGGCATTGTGGGTCAGGTGGGACAGGTGAATCCGGGAACCTGATGAGGACAATTCCTCCAGGGTTTTGGCAAGGACCCTCTGACCATAGGTTCCCTTTTGCGTTCCCCTGTCATTGTATATCCGGACCGTAATGGGAACAAAGGGGCCCTCCAGTATCAGGCTTCCCGAGGTGTTTCCCTCCGTGATTTCAAACCAGTCCTCCAGAACATCCTGGATAAAGAATTCCGATCCGGCCGGGAGGTGAATAGAGGTGGAAAGGGTTTCTTCTGCACTTCTGTAAGTGGCGGCAAGATCGGTATCGTATTGATACGAATTATAGATCCACAGGTCCGTCCGCCAGAGAGTGTCCTGGTTGCCCGAAGTTCGTGCCGCAACCGGGATGATGATTGCGGTTTCCAAAGAGTCTCCGGTGGGAAGGGGCTGAACGGGGATGAAGATGGCATCCCCGGTTCGATTATCCACAACCGAGGCATACGTCGATGCGCATCCTCCGGATAGAACTTCGATCCGGGCAATGGAAGAAAAGACAAGTCCCAGATCTTCCAGAGGCATCTGAATCCACTCGTAGGGCTGCAGATCTACCGAGGTGGTTCCCGATGAACTGAATACGCGAACCTGTGTGAATTCGCCGCACATCTCAGAAAATCCGATGTTCGTTCGAAAAGGATCGACGTCGTCCAGGCCCAGCAGATACCCTGTAGATCCAGATCGCATTCCTTCGCCATAGAGAGAATCTCCGGGTTGAACCGATGCAACGAATTGGCCGAAGGTGCCGTCGTCTCCGAGATCGTTATATGTACGGCTGGTTGCAATCAATGCCCTGTCGGAAAGGATCTGGAGGTTTCCGGCGGTCTTGAACGAGGATGTAAACGCACCGACGACATCAGAGAAACGCTCGCTGTGGCCCGGCTCGATCGTTCCGGAAAGCGGATGGTCCCCGCTTGCGTCACGGAACGTCAATGTATAGGGTGTGGAAGTGTCACCTGGATTGAAGAGCGCCAGGTCAGAACGCCAGTTGGTATTGTGGGCGCCTATGTCCCTCGCGACGACGGGAATGTACTCCGTGTACTCCGCCTGAGTTGCAAAACCCCATACCGGACTATCCGTGATACCACATTCGTTCCTTGCCCGGACAAACCAGTAATACGCTGTTCCAGCAACAAGATCGGCGACCGTGGTCTGAGATACATTGATCTGGCTGCGGTACAGATCCGGCGGAAAATGGGAGGAGAGATAGAGATCGTAGCTGGCTGCCCCCTGGGCCGTCTCCCAGTCCAGGATGACGGAAGGAGGGACGATTCCCGAAGCCCCATCTTCCGGGGAAAGATTTGTAAAGGTGCTCGGTGGGGCTGTGCATTGGAGTGTAGAGAAGGTCCAGGTCGGAGTGGGTGTCTGTCCGCAATTGTTGATCCCCGTTACATACCAGTAATAGGTTGCGTTGCTATCCAGGCCCGTCACATCGATTGTGGACTGGGTAATGCCGGATGTATGGAGGGGGGGGGGAGATCCCCGTCCCAGGTAGAGGTCGTAGGACGTTGCATTGTCGGGTGGGCTCCCGGCATCCTCCCAGTCCAGAGTGAAAGAGGTCGAAAGATTCAATGCACCGTCGGAAGGGGAGATGAGAGCAAAATCGGGTGGTGGACCTGTACATCCGCACAGAATGGACAATATTCCATCAATTTCTGCCACGGGGTTATCGTTGATCAGTGCATTCTGGAGGTCCAGAGGTGAAGTGGAGCCATCCGGAGCTGTATCTGAAACCGAGATATGAATCTGACAGAGCACACCTCCGCCTCCCGGGTGGGGAGACCCTGAGGATGATGCGACTGTGATCCGGTCGCCGGACACGTTCCAGAAGGGGGGAAACGAGGAAGAAAAAGGTGTGGTATTTATCGATTGGGGTGTGATCAGCTGGGGATCGAAGACGATGTCGAACTGGTAGGCCAGCATGCCTCCGGCATCGTCGAGGGTGATGTCCAGGATCTGGTCCGTGTCCCCGCAGGAAACAGAGAGAGAAGGGGCGGTAAGAGTTTGGGCGTAGAGGGAACAGGAAAGGATGGACGGGAAAAATAGTGCGGGCAGTAAAACAAGAAGGAAAAGGACCATGGAAATGTTACGGTTCATAACCACATCCTACCACAGCGGACTTTCCTGTCGTTATCGGTTTGACCCACAGTGCTCTCTGTGCTAAAATAAGCGGACTCAATATTCGTTAGAGAGGGAATTCTCTACCAACATTAGGAGGAAGTATGAAACGTTTTATCGCACTCTTTGTTACGGGTCTCTTTATTCTCGGTTGTTTCTCTCTTGTCGCCTGTCAGAAAAAGGCCGCCGAATCTCAGGAAGTGGTTGAGACCGCTCCGACACCGGCCCCTGAACAGCCCGCCGAGGAGATGACGACAGAGGAAGGCACTGCGGAAGGTGAAGCCGTTACCAGTGAAGCTCCCGCCGAGACCACCGAAGCTCCTGCGGAGGCTCCTGCCGAGGCTCCCGCGGAAGCTCCTGCGCAATAACATTCTGTTCTACGCGTAAAGGTGAACCCCGGCTCGCCGGGGTTTTTTTATCCAGGAGGAACCTATGGGTGAACCCGTCATAATTGATTTTCCCCCCAAATGGCCGAAGATTCCCGGGAAGGCAGTGTTCTGGATCCTGGGAGGTATCTTTCTGCTGATCTTTTTTGCGACTTCCTACTACCAGGTTGAACCGAACGAAACGGCCGTGATTCTTCGTTTTGGCAAGCTTCACGGAACAGCTTCGTACGGACCTCATTTCAAGCTCCCCTTTGGTATTGATCGCGTTTTCAAGGTTAAAACCGATTTTCAGTACAAGATGGAATTTGGATTCCGGACCCTGGAGGCTGGGCAACACACGCGTTACAGTCCGGAAGAATTCGACCAGGAATCGCTGATGCTCACGGGGGACTTGAATATTGCGGACGTCGAGTGGGTCGTGCAGTACCAGATCAGTGAGCCCATGAAGTACCTGTTTCAGCTTCGCAACGTTGAGGACACGATCCGCGACGTGACCGAAACTGCCATGCGTGCCGCTGTCGGTGATTTGGCCTTTGATAAGGTCATTAAATCCTCAAGAGAGACCATTGAAACGGAAGTACTGCAGAACCTTCAGGCGATCCTGAATGCCTATGATGTGGGTGTTCAGGTCAAGCTGGTCCAGCTCCAGGATGTTCATCCGCCGGATCCTGTCAAAGATTCATTCGATGAGGTGAACCGGGCCAAGCAGGAAATGGAGCAGATGCTGAACGAAGCGCAACGGGAATATAACAAGGTCATCTACAAGGTCGAAGGCGAAGCCAAGCAGATGATCAGTGAGGCGGAAGGTTACGCAGTCGCCCGCATTAACCGTGCCGAGGGTGAGGCTAAACGATTTGAGGATCTCATGAAAGAGTATCAGAGAGCCCGGGAAGTTACCCGCCAGCGGCTGTACCTCGAAGCTCTTCAGGAGGTGATGACCAAGGTCGGCAAGGTTTATGTCATCGATGCCGACCAGAAGAGCCTCATCCCCTACCTTCCGCTGGACAGGGAGGTGAAACCATGAGAACTTCCATCGTTGCCGGTGTAGTTGTTCTGGTTCTTCTTATCGCCTGTTCCTCCTGTGTCTACATTGTCAATGAATGGCAGCAGGCCATAGTGGTCATGCTGGGAAAACCCGTGGGAGATCCCGTGACGAAAGCTGGGATTCACTTCCGCATTCCTTTCTTTCAGACCGTTCACATCTTTGATAAGCGAATCCTTGCCTGGGACGGAGATCCGGAACGGATCCCCACGCTGGATAATAAGTTCATCTTTGTGGATGCTTATGCACGGTGGCAGATTTCCGATGCGCTCAGGTTTTACCAGACCGTCGTGGACGAAAGGGGTGCACAGACCCGACTCGATGATATCCTGGACGGAACGGTCCGGGACGTGATTTCGAGTTATCCCCTCGCTGAAATCGTGCGTTCAACGGGACAGACCATCGTTACAGGGGAAGAAACAAGGAATGAAGAGGGTCAGAGAAAAGAGATAACATCTCATATTTTTGAGCGCACATCGGCAAAAATTAAAGAACTGGAACTGGGGATCAAGCTGATCGATTTCCAGGTGAAGAGGATTGACTATACCTCCCAGGTTCAAGGGAAAGTTTATGAGCGTATGATTTCTGAACAGCAGCAGATCGCGGAAAAATACAGAGCTCAGGGAACGGGAGGAAAGGCTGAAATCGAGGGGCAGGTGGAGAAACGGAAGAATGAAATCGAGTCCGATGCCTACCGTCAAACGGAGGAGATCCGCGGTAAGGCCGATGCTACGGCCACTCGAATTTATGCCCGGGCCTATAATCAGGACCCGGAATTCTATCAGTTCGTCAAGAGCCTCGAAACCTACCGTCAGACCCTGAAGGGCAATGACACGCTGATCCTTACCACCAAGAGCGATCTCTATCGGTATCTGAAGAGCCTGCGCTGATCGTTCGGGCAATAACGACACCAACGGGCACGAAGCATTCGTGCCCGTTTTTCATTCACGGGGTCGGAACTTGAATGTTGAATTATAGGAAGGAAAGAGAGTCTTGAACATATGGCCAGGCCATCAGGAGCCTCCTTGAAGTCAGCCTTTCTTACGTTGTGAAGAAAATGCACCTTACCTGCACTTCCTGCAGCCAACACCTGGATCGTTGGTCCGGGCATCTCATTCAGAGTTGTTTCATTAGTTTTCTCCGGGTTGGTTCTTCCTGAAGATCCCGGTACAATACGTTTGTGTTGAGGAAAATTACTGAATTTTTTCGCGGTATCAGCCATGATACTTAGATCGAAATATTACCTCAGCGAGTGTCTGAAAGATATTCCTCTGATGTATAACCTCTGTCTCTTTATGATTCTGGATTATCCGACCTTCGACTGGGCGGCGTTGGTGAGGTTGTACAAACTTGAACTTTTTCACATGCTAGCCTTGAAGGTTCGGATGAACCTGGTCGCGAATGTCGACATGATCTACGGCCCGATCCTGGTCCTCGTCGCATACTTGATAGTGAAGTATCTCTATTTCCGCATTCGATCGAAATGCACCGTCACTCTTCTTCGAAATGCGTTGCTGCCCGTTTTCTACGGTGCAGTTCTGGCCTTCACGATCCCCCTGATCTGCCTGACACAGTCCCTTACGCTGGATGTGCAGAAATTGAATACCGGTATTGTGACTCTGGTTCTCATCGCCTGGATCCTCTTTACCCTTATTTCCGTCCGGTATGAGGAAAAGCCCGGCGTTCTGGGCGTCGGAATTGTCACGGGCAGCTGTATCCTCGGGATGGTGATCCTTTACGCAGCGACATTTCTTGTACCCAGGGGACACGCCAAGGCGTCACTGCCGGACATTATCCTTGTCGTCGTGGATGCCCTGAGGTACGACCAGGTGTTCGATTCCACGGAGAGGCTGGGAACCATCCAGACAATCGCTGATGGGGCGATGAAGTTTCACGACGTGCGGACGACCTCAACCTGGACCTGTCCCTCTGTCCTCTCCTTGTTTACAGGAATGCTTCCTCATATGCATGGTGTCGATTACGGGAATCCCTTTCCGGCAAGGAACCTGGTACAGATTCAGGATGTTTTGGCCAATGTCGGGTATCGATGCGTGTCCATTCAAACCAACCCCCTGCTATTCCGCTGGGGTGACCGTGATTTTTCGAAATCGATCAAGCGGGACAATGGAGATGCCAGATTTGTCATCGATCAGGCTATTCGATTTTTACAGGATAGCCGCGAGCCCGTATTTCAATACCTTCATTTCATGGAGCCGCATCTACCCTATAAGCATGCCGAGCAGGACATGGTATCCATCATTCCCGATCTGACCCTGGAACGGGAGCCCATACTGAACGGGTACTACGAATTACCGGAAGCGCATCGTCCATTTTTTGTCAGTGAGCTTCGTTCCGTCTACTGTAACGAATTTATGCACGTGAACCGGGAACTGGAAAGGCTGATCAACGAACTCAAGGTCAGGAATACGTTCGATCGCACCCTGCTGATCGTGATGAGCGATCACGGCGAAGAATTTTTTGACCACGGGCTCTACACGCACGGCCATTCCATGTACGATGAAGTTCTTCATGTCCCCCTGATTGTCCGGCTACCGGTGGACATGAGACATCGACAACGGGGAGAAGAGGATTGGCAACCTCGTTCCATAATCGATATCTTCCCCACACTCATGGATCTTCTTGGTATTTCAAGGGCACAGTCCAGGGAGGGAATATCGCTTCTGGAACCTTCCCCGGGTAATCGCTGGATCTATTCGGAGCAGTCTCTGTACGGTGGGGAGTTGGAAAGTGTCATTCGAAGTGATGTGAAATATATTCTTTACAGTTCTGAAGTCACCAATATTCCTCCGAAACATTACTGGACCCATACAGAAGCCCTGGCAAGAGAAGGATTCGAACTCCTGGACCTGTCCATCGATCCGATGGAGCATAACCCGATTCGGGATCCCGCCGATCCCCGGGTCTCGGCCATGGAACGGCAGAGAAGAAAGATGCTGGGAACGATTGGACAAACAAAAGTTGTTCCCGATGAAGAACAGGTGAAGGCTTTGAAATCGGTGGGGTATATCCAGTAATTCCAGGGACAAGCACGAAATGAGTTCTCCGGGTTGCAAAGAGCGTTCGTATGTACGATCCATAGCAGAGTAAGGAGGGAAATGTGAAACGATTACTCATGCTTTATTGTGGTGTGGTTTTTTTGTCCATGACAGTGGTCACGATCCATGCAAGTCTTGACAGGAATGTTTTCCTGGCGGCGGCCGATTTATGGAGTGATCCCTGGGGAAAGGCGACGCTTTTTGACACCTATTTTTCCTTTGTGGCCATCTGGTTCTGGATTGCGTGGCGCGAGAAGAACTGGATGGAACGGGTTGCCTGGTTGGTGGGGATTCTGACTCTGGGCAACTTTGCCATTGCTGTATATGTATTTCTTTCCCTCAGAACCTGTCATGGAGATCCGATGACTCACCTTTTTACGGGGAAGAGGTAATGCCGGGTTATACGCCGGGACCATCCTCCCGCCTGCCAAACAGGTAGTGAGAGACAACCCATTCTTCTCCATTATGGTATCCAAACAATTCACTGCAGGCCATAAAAAAGACTCTCCAGTATGACCACAGTTTCATGGCATCCTTCTTCCCGTACCTATCCTTGAACTGATCCTGAATGGTCTTTTTGTGAGAATCCATATTGTTCAGCCATGCCTCACAGGTTTTTCGATAGTGATTTCCATTTAATCGCCATCTCCGCAAAACCTGCAAGTCCTGCTGGAAGTGCAAGAGAAAATCGTCTGACGGCATCATTCCCCCGGTAAAAAAGTATCGAGCCATCCAGTCCGAATCTCCTCCGGTTTCAAAGGGATAGGCAACATGAACATTCGAAAAGTGGTGCACAAACAGTTTGCCGCCGGGTTTCATCCAGTGAGAAATCCGATTCATAAGCAGGCAATAGTTCCGGATGTGTTCAAACATTTCGATGGAGATAATCCTGTCGTAGGCGGCCGGTGGGGAAAATGCATTGATGTCTGCAGTAATTACCGTGACATTGTCATACCCGAGAGTTCGGCAGCGATTTTCAATAAAGGTTCGCTGGGTGCTGCTGTTACTGACCGAGGTGATCGAAGCCTCCGGAAAGTTCTCGGCAAGGAAAAGCGAAAGTGAACCCCAACCACACCCAAGGTCTAAGATAGTCTGACCGTTTTGAATCTCTGCTCGATCGATAACCATTTGCAGGGATGCCTGTTCCGCGCTGTCCAGGTCTCGCACTCCTTCCGGCCAGTATCCGCAGGAGTATTTGAGACGCTTGCCAAGTACCTTTTCAAAAAAGGATGTTGGAACCTCATAGTGCTGCTCATTGGCGTCCCGTGTGTGGAGGGCTATCGGACTTTGACTCAATCGGAGGATCAAGTCCTGTTGTCTCTGAATACTGGCTTCACCGTTGTCGGCGTGCTCTTCTCTGAGGCGTCTGGCAAGAAGCCTGCGAATTCCCCATCGGATCATGCAATCGGGAATAAGGGAAAAGGGTACCGTTTGTTTGGCCACGATGTTTCCTTTCTGATCGCTTGTGATGTCAGTGGAGATCTGATTTCGACCGCTTCGGGATCCAGGGGATGAACGCGGAGGTCGTTTTCTGATAATGCCTGTAATCTTCTCCCCGGGTTCGAAGCGCCTGCGCCTCCGTGGCTGGGATCCCCGTGATACGGAAAAGAAAGTAAAGAAGGAGAAGGGGGATAAAAAATGCGATATAGCCAAAGGAGGATGGGAGGGCCATGCATGCCAGGGCTACCCACATGAGAAACTCAAAAAAGTAGTTGGGGTGGCGGGAATATCTCCAGAGTCCCTCTCTGCAGGTGCGCCCCCGGTTTGCGGGTTGCTTAAGAAAACGATGCAGCTGTGCATCAGCAATGCCATTACCAGAAAATGCCACAACCCATAGGCCCAGGCAGAACCACTCCGCAGGGTGAATCGATTGTTCGGGGTTTCTGAGTATGAGAAGAAAAGGTACAGAGAATATCAGATCCAGAATGCCCTGGAACTGAAAGAAAAGAAAAAACTTAACAGAAGTATGCTTATTCCATGTTTTTCTCAGGTTTTGATACCGTCCCTCTTCGGTATGCCCAAGAATCCGCGTGAAAAGAAGGTACAATCCAAGCCGAAGGCCCCAAAGAGAGGAAACGGAGAGCACTAATATTTCTCTGATGGTGTGCGCCTCAAGTAAAAACGAGTAAATCATGGTTACTAAGGGTACACCCAGGGACCAGCCTACATCGACGAGCGCCGCATTTTTTATGGGGAAGTGCAACAACCACAGCAGGAACATCATCAGGGCGACAGCCATCCAGCCGATCATGATTACTACGAATAGGTTCATAGAGTTTGTTCCTCGAGAGATATCCCTGGCCGGGTGAAGATTAATTGAAGATCGTTTAAGTAGCGCCATTGAAAGGCTGCTTCACAATAGGAAAGGTAATAGATCCATGTCCGAATCAGCGGGTCGCCAAATCCCAGACTGCGGATTTCGTCAAGTGAATGTAAAAACCGGTATCTCCATTCTCGGATAGTCCGTGCATAATGAGGACCAATGTTTTCCAGGTGCTGCAGGACAAAGGAGGAGTGTCGGGTTGCGGCACGACTCAAAGCTGTCAGCGAAGGAAGATGACCGCCTGGAAAGATATATTTGCGAATCCAGTCAGAACTCTTCCGATATGCTGGATAGCGCTGGTCCGGGATCGTGATCGTCTGTAAAACGAGAATGCCTCCCTGTGTAAGGAGGTTGCAACATGTTTCAAAGAACATGCCCAGGTTCTCGTGTCCGATAGCCTCGATCATTTCAATGGAGATGATTCGGTCAAACGATCCTTGCATCGTGCGAAAGTCCTGAAAAAGAACGAAAACCCTGTGATCCAATCCTGCCGCAACAACACGGGCCCGTGTATATTCATATTGTTCCCTTGAAAGGGTGATTGTCGTGACTTTACATCTCTTAACTTTTGCAGCTTCCAATGCCAGGGCTCCCCACCCTGTTCCGATTTCAAGAATATGATGGTTCTCGTGGATGTCCATCTTCTGAATAAGGTCATAAATTTTATTCAACTGAGCTTCTTCCAGAGTGTCGCCATCCGAGTTAAATCGGGCGCAGCTATACACCATCTTTTCATCCAGAAAAGTCTGAAAAAATTGGTTGCTGAGATCGTAATGAGCCCTGATATTTTTTTTACTGCCTTCCAAGGTGTTTTTCCGAAGCAGGTGATGAAGCGTATGAATCATTCTCGCGGGGAATGTGAGGGTAATCTTGCGATCATCCAGAACATCCATGTTCTCGATAAAGAAGCCGATCAGGGAGGTCAGGTCATCAGAGGACCAGAGCCCATCTGTGAAGGTCTCCCCCAATCCAATTTCTCCCCCAAAAAGAACCCTGGGAAAGAATGCGGGATCATGGATGGCTATCGAAGCGTGTGTACCTGAGGAAGATGCCTGTCCTATTCGAACAGAAGGCTCATTGACTATCTTCACCTGGAGACTTCCACTCTTCAGTTTTGAAAGAGCATGGAAGAGGATTTTCGAGCACATCCGCTGAAATCCCGTCCATTGCCAGGCAAGATCTGACTCTGGTATTCCAGAAGGAACGGACCTGGACATACTATGGAGCCTCTTTCGATCGTCTGTTTTTCGGCCCATGGAAACCCTCTGCCAGTCGCCTCAGGAGGAAAGATGTCAGGATTTTTTGAAGGACCGGTTCCTTACCCGTAGAAATCGTGTGGGGATGCACAGGGAAAGGTTTTTCTCTGATGGATAATTGTCTCTTTGTGTAGAGGAGATACGCCTGGCGAAGGATTCTTGGTACAGTCATCATTAAGGTAAGAGGGTGGGTGAGGATGGTTTTGAAAAGGATCCAATCGTGAAGTGGCAGGGCTTCTCCCTTTACTCGTGACCGAAATACGGTGTTCCCTTCCACGATCAGGTTTATGCGTATATCAAGACATTCACGAATATCACGGAAGGCAAATTCATAATGCCCTTCAATGCCAAAATAGGGGGAGACGTAGAGCTCTTTTGAATGGGTTCCCCTGGTGTAGAATGTCTCTTCCCCGGATTTTACGGGAGAAACCTTGTAGATGTGTCGCTCACCAAATGTGCTGTTTACTTCTGAGATCATGTGCCGCAGTCGGCCCTCGTTGTCGTAAAGGAAATAAAAGCTGACTGGATTAAAGGCTGTACCCATAAAACGCGGCATCGTCACGAGAATAATTTTGTCGGTCTCTCGCGAGGCAGACGCTTCATCCACTCTGGCTAGAATTTTCTTCCGGATTGACTGATCGTCCGGTTCCAGGTAATCCTTATCATACAGGGAAAAGGGCCGCCAGCGGTTATAGCCGAAAAGACGGCATTCATGATCAAGTGCGCGAAGATTATCAATGTCAGCGGAAAGGGCAAAATAGGGGTACGCAAAGGCATGGGCTACCGGATGGGTTCTGGTATGCATCACACGGCCTGTGTAAAGAAATGCTGTC
The sequence above is a segment of the Thermoanaerobaculia bacterium genome. Coding sequences within it:
- a CDS encoding DUF1295 domain-containing protein, whose amino-acid sequence is MNLFVVIMIGWMAVALMMFLLWLLHFPIKNAALVDVGWSLGVPLVTMIYSFLLEAHTIREILVLSVSSLWGLRLGLYLLFTRILGHTEEGRYQNLRKTWNKHTSVKFFLFFQFQGILDLIFSVPFLLILRNPEQSIHPAEWFCLGLWVVAFSGNGIADAQLHRFLKQPANRGRTCREGLWRYSRHPNYFFEFLMWVALACMALPSSFGYIAFFIPLLLLYFLFRITGIPATEAQALRTRGEDYRHYQKTTSAFIPWIPKRSKSDLH
- a CDS encoding cyclopropane-fatty-acyl-phospholipid synthase family protein, whose protein sequence is MGRKTDDRKRLHSMSRSVPSGIPESDLAWQWTGFQRMCSKILFHALSKLKSGSLQVKIVNEPSVRIGQASSSGTHASIAIHDPAFFPRVLFGGEIGLGETFTDGLWSSDDLTSLIGFFIENMDVLDDRKITLTFPARMIHTLHHLLRKNTLEGSKKNIRAHYDLSNQFFQTFLDEKMVYSCARFNSDGDTLEEAQLNKIYDLIQKMDIHENHHILEIGTGWGALALEAAKVKRCKVTTITLSREQYEYTRARVVAAGLDHRVFVLFQDFRTMQGSFDRIISIEMIEAIGHENLGMFFETCCNLLTQGGILVLQTITIPDQRYPAYRKSSDWIRKYIFPGGHLPSLTALSRAATRHSSFVLQHLENIGPHYARTIREWRYRFLHSLDEIRSLGFGDPLIRTWIYYLSYCEAAFQWRYLNDLQLIFTRPGISLEEQTL
- a CDS encoding DUF1365 domain-containing protein; translation: MTAFLYTGRVMHTRTHPVAHAFAYPYFALSADIDNLRALDHECRLFGYNRWRPFSLYDKDYLEPDDQSIRKKILARVDEASASRETDKIILVTMPRFMGTAFNPVSFYFLYDNEGRLRHMISEVNSTFGERHIYKVSPVKSGEETFYTRGTHSKELYVSPYFGIEGHYEFAFRDIRECLDIRINLIVEGNTVFRSRVKGEALPLHDWILFKTILTHPLTLMMTVPRILRQAYLLYTKRQLSIREKPFPVHPHTISTGKEPVLQKILTSFLLRRLAEGFHGPKNRRSKEAP